One genomic segment of Pseudorasbora parva isolate DD20220531a chromosome 6, ASM2467924v1, whole genome shotgun sequence includes these proteins:
- the LOC137079163 gene encoding protein SGT1 homolog — MWIGPYQVVPVLTRYVVPVSLKKARPERLTTPTPFTTPTPFMTPAPFTTPTPFMTPLTPFPLMTPSEIPTTTTARRGDN, encoded by the exons ATGTGGATAGGTCCGTATCAG GTCGTCCCGGTTCTGACCCGCTAT GTTGTTCCGGTGTCTCTGAAAAAAGCTCGACCCGAGCGGCTGACGACCCCAACACCCTTCACGACCCCAACGCCCTTCATGACCCCAGCGCCCTTCACGACCCCAACGCCCTTCATGACCCCGCTGACCCCGTTCCCCCTTATGACCCCGAGCGAAATTCCCACCACAACAACAGCCAGACGAGGAGACAACTGA